One Longimicrobium sp. genomic region harbors:
- the efp gene encoding elongation factor P: MATTADFRNGMTINMDGTLWTIMWFQHHKPGKGNTVVRSKLRNVLTGNVLEKTFRAGERIDEVRLEHRPMTYSYTDGHLYHFMDSQSFDDVALTAEVIGEDQLKYLKDGMEVDGLLHGEKVISVELPFFVTLTVTQTDPGVRGDTATGGTKPATLETGAVVQVPLFLNEGDVIRVDRREDKYIERAK; encoded by the coding sequence CGATTTCCGGAACGGAATGACCATCAACATGGATGGGACGCTGTGGACCATCATGTGGTTCCAGCATCACAAGCCGGGGAAGGGCAACACGGTGGTGCGCAGCAAGCTTCGCAACGTCCTTACCGGCAACGTGCTGGAAAAGACGTTCCGGGCGGGCGAGCGCATCGACGAGGTGCGCCTGGAGCACCGGCCCATGACGTACAGCTACACCGACGGCCACCTGTACCACTTCATGGACTCGCAGTCGTTCGACGACGTGGCCCTGACGGCCGAGGTCATCGGCGAAGACCAGCTGAAGTACCTGAAGGACGGCATGGAGGTGGACGGGCTGCTGCACGGCGAAAAGGTGATCTCCGTGGAGCTGCCCTTCTTCGTCACGCTCACCGTCACCCAGACCGACCCGGGCGTGCGCGGCGACACGGCGACCGGCGGCACCAAGCCGGCCACGCTGGAAACCGGCGCGGTGGTGCAGGTGCCGCTGTTCCTGAACGAGGGCGACGTCATCCGCGTCGACCGGCGTGAAGACAAGTACATCGAGCGCGCGAAATGA